In Haloarcula halophila, the genomic window CCTCGCTGCATAGCTTGGCTCGATAGGGTAGGCGTCCCTTCCAAACGGGCCCTGCTCAGTTTGTGCCTCGGCCGAAAGTGGGAAAGTCTCAAAGATAGTTCGGGAGTATGAAAGACTCTCAATAACGCTCTCTTTGATAATCTCGTTCTTGAGAGATTCATAGTCAGGTACTGCTGGAATATCTATTTCTTCTTCGTCATTTGACTTAGATGAACTGGTCTTCAGGAGGGTTCCGACCTCTACAAAAGCAAATCGTCGTCTAAATGCATAGCCGAGTTCAAATAGCTGGGCTCGGTCGTAAGTGTTCATTGTCGCGAGAATACGGAAGGAGTGCGGGAGATAGGTTGATTCATCTCCATATTGGAGCCTTTCGGTATCACGATAATCCGGGTCAAGCAGGGTGAATACTTCTCCGAAGGACTGATCTGTTCGCCCGATTCAATTCGTCGATAATCAACCAGGCCGGCCGTCCATCCGAGCGGAGGCCCTGCTGGCACAATTTAGCGGTTTCTGCGAGTGGTCCCGCCTGTGTCGTGAAGCCACCGTCACTATCAGGTGTGTATCCCCCGATAAGGTCATACCGGGTAAGTTCCGCGTGAGCAGTTATGAGGTCAAAGGAATTCCCACCACAAACCCATCGTGAGAGTAGCCGTGCAGCCCGGGTTTTTCCGGTTCCAGGCGGACCTTGGAAAACCACGTTTTTCCCCGATACAAGATGTGCTAATGATTCCCGGTAAATCTCGGGCCGCTCTTGATCGACGAGACTGGCGAATGCTTTCGAAAAAATCGTCTCCTCAGTAGACATCAAACCGATAACCTCCCAGACATTTGCTTGAATAAAGCCGTTGCAAAGATGTTACATGTTTCTGTTTATGAAGAGCCATAGTTTCGTTTGTTAAGATATTATCTATTACCATTTATTTAAATTTGACAATTCCACTCGCGCTATCTCCGGCCCGTTGGTCAAATGCAATATTAAACGGGTCTAACCTCTCTGGAGAGTTATTATACACCATCCGAGTATGAAACCTTCCTTGTGAGTCACGGACGAAATACAATATGGGAACATGATCTGCAGTCATATTCTCGTGTTCATCATCAAAAAGTTCGTCAGCACTAGGTATAAACCCATGTT contains:
- a CDS encoding AAA family ATPase, which gives rise to MSTEETIFSKAFASLVDQERPEIYRESLAHLVSGKNVVFQGPPGTGKTRAARLLSRWVCGGNSFDLITAHAELTRYDLIGGYTPDSDGGFTTQAGPLAETAKLCQQGLRSDGRPAWLIIDELNRANRSVLRRSIHPA